One stretch of Scatophagus argus isolate fScaArg1 chromosome 18, fScaArg1.pri, whole genome shotgun sequence DNA includes these proteins:
- the LOC124049688 gene encoding leucine-rich repeat-containing protein 30-like isoform X1 produces the protein MGGTLCKEEVEEETRRSVGREDSLTSADRIRRFTIKQFGYNVLSLARRGLKEVPDELWELLELDKLNLSLNSLKVLPPHLALLSNLVVLNLWGNQLSSLPAEIGQLRRLRVLFAYRNRLTEVPEELGACTQLEVLSLANNQLSSLPASFSNLTRLRKLNLSHNHIAHIPGCVYNMKALVFLHLACNRLENLAENIQALVELKILIVEGNSLHSLPKALCCLTRLELLNLDFNDIKDVPQEMHQLSRLEKLACHPLDKGLHIIHNPLLKPVKEVLEGGLGDLFNYLRAG, from the exons ATGGGAGGAACATTGTGtaaagaggaggtggaggaggaaacaaggagGAGTGTGGGAAGGGAGGACAGTCTGACATCAGCAGACAGAATCCGTCGATTCACCATCAAACAGTTTGGATATAATGTCCTGAGTCTTGCTCGCCGAGGACTGAAG GAGGTCCCAGATGAACTGTGGGAGCTGTTGGAATTGGATAAGCTGAATTTGTCCCTCAACAGCCTGAAggttcttcctcctcatctggCTCTGCTGTCCAACCTGGTGGTCCTCAACCTGTGGGGTAACCAG CTCAGCAGCCTGCCAGCAGAGATCGGACAGCTGAGGAGACTCCGAGTTTTATTCGCCtacagaaacagactgacagaagtCCCTGAAGAGCTGGGAGCCTGTACACAACTGGAG gtgcTGAGTTTGGCTAACAACCAGTTGTCCTCACTGCCTGCCTCTTTCTCCAATCTGACCAGACTGAGGAAGCTCAACCTCAGTCACAACCACATTGCCCATATTCCAGGCTGCGTTTACAACATGAAGGCTCTG GTCTTCCTCCATCTGGCCTGTAACCGTCTGGAGAACCTGGCAGAGAACATCCAGGCTCTGGTGGAGCTAAAGATCCTCATTGTGGAGGGAAATAGTCTCCACTCTCTGCCGAAGGCCCTCTGCTGCCTCACCAG GTTGGAGTTGCTGAATCTGGACTTTAACGACATTAAGGACGTACCACAG GAGATGCACCAGTTGTCCCGACTGGAGAAGTTGGCCTGCCATCCTCTGGATAAAGGACTCCACATTATCCACAATCCGCTGCTGAAGCCTGTGAAGGAGGTGCTGGAGGGGGGGCTCGGTGACCTCTTTAACTACCTCAGAGCTGGGTAG
- the LOC124049688 gene encoding leucine-rich repeat-containing protein 30-like isoform X2 has product MGGTLCKEEVEEETRRSVGREDSLTSADRIRRFTIKQFGYNVLSLARRGLKEVPDELWELLELDKLNLSLNSLKVLPPHLALLSNLVVLNLWGNQLSSLPAEIGQLRRLRVLFAYRNRLTEVPEELGACTQLEVFLHLACNRLENLAENIQALVELKILIVEGNSLHSLPKALCCLTRLELLNLDFNDIKDVPQEMHQLSRLEKLACHPLDKGLHIIHNPLLKPVKEVLEGGLGDLFNYLRAG; this is encoded by the exons ATGGGAGGAACATTGTGtaaagaggaggtggaggaggaaacaaggagGAGTGTGGGAAGGGAGGACAGTCTGACATCAGCAGACAGAATCCGTCGATTCACCATCAAACAGTTTGGATATAATGTCCTGAGTCTTGCTCGCCGAGGACTGAAG GAGGTCCCAGATGAACTGTGGGAGCTGTTGGAATTGGATAAGCTGAATTTGTCCCTCAACAGCCTGAAggttcttcctcctcatctggCTCTGCTGTCCAACCTGGTGGTCCTCAACCTGTGGGGTAACCAG CTCAGCAGCCTGCCAGCAGAGATCGGACAGCTGAGGAGACTCCGAGTTTTATTCGCCtacagaaacagactgacagaagtCCCTGAAGAGCTGGGAGCCTGTACACAACTGGAG GTCTTCCTCCATCTGGCCTGTAACCGTCTGGAGAACCTGGCAGAGAACATCCAGGCTCTGGTGGAGCTAAAGATCCTCATTGTGGAGGGAAATAGTCTCCACTCTCTGCCGAAGGCCCTCTGCTGCCTCACCAG GTTGGAGTTGCTGAATCTGGACTTTAACGACATTAAGGACGTACCACAG GAGATGCACCAGTTGTCCCGACTGGAGAAGTTGGCCTGCCATCCTCTGGATAAAGGACTCCACATTATCCACAATCCGCTGCTGAAGCCTGTGAAGGAGGTGCTGGAGGGGGGGCTCGGTGACCTCTTTAACTACCTCAGAGCTGGGTAG